The Variovorax paradoxus genome window below encodes:
- a CDS encoding alpha/beta hydrolase: MNDTITTTDGTRIFFRDWGSGTPVVFCHGWPLTSASWEAQMVFLAERGFRVIAADRRGHGQSGQVWHGHNMNTYADDLAQLCQELNLSDAALVGFSMGSGEVARYIGRHGGARVRKVALISAVTPSLLWSPQNAAGLPMEVFNGLRERSVIDRAQLYRDLANGPFFGFNRPAAKMSQGAIDWFWIQAMQAAAKAALEGIRAFSEADFTKDLGYIDVPTLIIHGDDDQIVPIEAVARRSCQLIPNSRLLVYAGAPHGLIETHKARLNADLFDFLSE, translated from the coding sequence ATGAACGACACGATCACCACGACCGATGGGACGCGCATCTTCTTCAGGGACTGGGGAAGCGGCACGCCGGTAGTTTTCTGTCACGGATGGCCCCTGACCTCCGCCAGCTGGGAGGCCCAGATGGTCTTCCTGGCAGAGCGGGGCTTCCGTGTGATAGCAGCAGATCGACGTGGCCATGGCCAGTCCGGCCAGGTGTGGCATGGCCATAACATGAACACCTATGCCGACGACCTCGCCCAACTGTGCCAAGAGCTCAATCTTTCCGACGCGGCATTAGTCGGGTTCTCGATGGGAAGTGGTGAAGTCGCCCGCTACATTGGTCGCCACGGTGGCGCACGCGTGCGCAAGGTCGCACTTATCTCAGCGGTAACCCCCTCGCTCCTCTGGAGTCCCCAGAATGCCGCTGGACTGCCGATGGAAGTTTTCAACGGGCTGCGCGAACGAAGCGTCATCGACCGCGCGCAGCTCTACCGGGACCTTGCCAATGGTCCATTCTTCGGGTTCAACCGTCCCGCGGCCAAGATGTCACAGGGTGCGATCGACTGGTTCTGGATACAGGCAATGCAAGCAGCTGCCAAGGCTGCGTTGGAAGGAATCCGGGCCTTCTCCGAGGCCGATTTTACCAAGGACCTCGGGTACATCGACGTCCCAACACTCATCATTCACGGCGACGACGACCAGATCGTCCCTATCGAAGCAGTCGCACGCCGGTCATGCCAGCTCATACCCAATTCACGGCTGCTTGTCTACGCAGGCGCCCCCCACGGTCTCATCGAGACCCACAAGGCCCGGCTTAACGCAGACTTGTTCGATTTCCTCTCGGAATAA
- a CDS encoding c-type cytochrome: MSLPRLFTWRKAFIAVLGASAFGGVHTQAAEDLARRMAACITCHGRDGQATNSDYFPRLAGKPAGYLYNQLRSFRDGRRQQADMSYLLANLSDAYLHEMAHHFASLDFPYPPPAASDLAPVTLARGRELVRSGDATRGIPACVRCHGEALTGVQPGIPSLVGLPRLYIASQLGAWVTGDRRAMAPDCMADVGRRLDSHDIIAIAGWLAAQPVPTGAKRATSLPSGPPVACSAMEAHQ; this comes from the coding sequence ATGTCGCTCCCACGCCTGTTCACTTGGAGAAAGGCGTTTATCGCCGTGCTTGGAGCATCGGCCTTCGGCGGGGTGCACACGCAGGCCGCAGAAGACCTCGCGCGGCGCATGGCCGCTTGCATCACCTGCCACGGCCGCGACGGGCAGGCTACCAACTCGGACTACTTCCCACGGCTGGCGGGCAAGCCGGCCGGCTACCTCTATAACCAGCTGCGCAGCTTCCGTGACGGGCGGCGCCAGCAGGCGGACATGAGCTACCTGCTAGCTAACCTGTCGGACGCGTACCTCCACGAGATGGCTCACCACTTCGCATCACTCGACTTCCCCTACCCACCGCCAGCCGCTTCGGACCTGGCGCCGGTCACGCTGGCACGCGGGCGCGAACTGGTGCGGAGCGGCGACGCGACGCGCGGCATCCCGGCCTGCGTACGATGCCACGGCGAGGCGCTGACGGGCGTGCAGCCCGGCATCCCGTCGCTGGTCGGCTTGCCGCGGCTGTACATCGCATCGCAGCTGGGGGCCTGGGTTACCGGCGACCGGCGCGCGATGGCGCCGGACTGCATGGCCGACGTCGGCCGCCGGCTAGACAGCCACGACATCATCGCCATCGCCGGCTGGTTGGCCGCGCAGCCGGTGCCTACAGGCGCCAAGCGCGCCACCTCGTTGCCCAGTGGCCCACCGGTCGCGTGCAGCGCGATGGAGGCTCACCAGTGA
- a CDS encoding cytochrome c, producing MGVALNRRGEDQVPKTATPFVAAPGQVERGRYLALAGNCAGCHTARGGEPYAGGRSIDTPFGSIFTSNLTPDPITGIGLWNADHFWRAMHNGRSRDGRLLYPAFPYTSFTQMTREDADAIYAWLRTLPPVARANQAHTLGFPYDTQVALAVWRALFFTPGRFEPQPQRSAEWNRGAYLVGGLGHCVECHGSRNSLGATDTARGFVGGMLPGESWYAPALDAAAEAGVAAWPVEEVVTLLKTGRTARASVLGPMAEVVFRSTQHLSDADLRAIATYLQALPPAAQAPSVTPVRRRENVMLRGEKIYAQQCAWCHGERGEGVLDVFPPLAGNRAVNMHNASNLVQVVRRGGFLPATEGNPRPYGMPPFGHLLDDQELAAVLSYVRGSWGNTGAEVTLREMMQR from the coding sequence ATGGGGGTGGCGCTGAATCGACGCGGCGAGGACCAGGTCCCAAAGACCGCGACGCCCTTCGTCGCGGCGCCCGGCCAGGTTGAGCGTGGCCGCTACCTCGCCCTGGCGGGCAACTGCGCCGGCTGCCATACCGCGCGGGGCGGTGAGCCCTACGCAGGCGGGCGCAGCATCGACACGCCCTTCGGCTCGATCTTCACCAGCAATCTGACGCCCGATCCCATCACGGGCATCGGGCTGTGGAACGCCGACCATTTCTGGCGCGCCATGCATAACGGCCGCTCGCGAGACGGGCGACTGCTCTACCCGGCCTTCCCGTACACCAGCTTCACGCAGATGACGCGCGAGGACGCCGACGCGATCTACGCCTGGCTGCGCACGCTGCCGCCGGTGGCGCGGGCCAACCAAGCGCACACGCTCGGCTTCCCCTACGACACGCAGGTCGCCCTGGCGGTGTGGCGCGCCCTCTTCTTCACACCCGGCCGCTTCGAGCCGCAGCCACAGCGCTCGGCCGAGTGGAACCGCGGCGCCTACCTGGTCGGCGGCTTGGGCCATTGCGTCGAATGCCACGGCAGCCGCAATTCGCTGGGCGCCACGGACACCGCCCGCGGCTTCGTTGGCGGCATGCTGCCGGGCGAGAGTTGGTACGCGCCAGCACTCGATGCGGCCGCCGAAGCCGGTGTCGCCGCATGGCCCGTGGAAGAGGTCGTCACGCTGCTCAAGACGGGGCGCACGGCCCGCGCCTCGGTGCTCGGCCCGATGGCAGAGGTGGTGTTTCGCAGCACCCAGCACCTGAGCGATGCCGACCTGAGGGCCATAGCGACCTACCTGCAGGCGCTGCCCCCCGCGGCTCAGGCGCCGTCGGTGACGCCGGTGCGCCGCAGGGAGAATGTGATGCTGCGCGGCGAGAAAATCTACGCTCAGCAGTGCGCGTGGTGCCACGGCGAACGCGGCGAGGGCGTGCTCGACGTGTTCCCGCCGCTGGCGGGCAACCGCGCGGTGAACATGCACAACGCCAGCAACCTCGTGCAGGTGGTGCGCCGCGGCGGCTTCCTGCCCGCGACCGAAGGCAACCCCCGCCCCTACGGCATGCCGCCTTTCGGCCACCTGCTGGACGACCAGGAGCTCGCAGCCGTACTGAGCTATGTGCGCGGAAGCTGGGGCAACACCGGCGCCGAGGTCACGCTGCGCGAGATGATGCAGCGCTGA
- a CDS encoding alpha/beta hydrolase encodes MRRSLMASGAAAVTGVFAAGALSTTVAAAPAAKSSPGSRYAGSTIVTKDGVEIFYKDWGPKNAQPVVFHHGWPLSSDDWDAQMLFFLNNGYRVVAHDRRGHGRSAQVSDGHDMDHYVADAAAVFEHLDLRNAVHVGHSTGGGEAVGYVARHGKGRVAKLITVGAVPPIMLKTPANPGGLPMEVFDGFRSGLAANRSKFYVDVASGPFYGFNRPGAQPIQAVIENWWRQGMTGSAKAHYDGIKAFSETDFTEDLKRIDVPTLLMHGDDDQVVPIADASVLAAKLLKKATLKVYPRFPHGMCTTQADVINPDMLAFIRS; translated from the coding sequence ATGCGTCGCAGCCTGATGGCGAGCGGCGCTGCCGCTGTAACAGGCGTCTTCGCCGCGGGTGCCCTGTCCACAACGGTCGCGGCCGCACCTGCTGCGAAGTCTTCTCCCGGCTCACGCTACGCCGGCAGCACTATCGTCACGAAGGATGGCGTGGAGATCTTCTACAAGGACTGGGGTCCCAAGAACGCACAGCCCGTGGTCTTCCACCACGGCTGGCCGCTGAGCTCCGACGATTGGGATGCCCAGATGCTGTTCTTCCTGAACAACGGCTACCGAGTCGTGGCCCACGATCGCCGGGGCCATGGCCGCTCCGCGCAGGTCAGTGATGGTCACGACATGGACCACTATGTGGCAGATGCCGCGGCGGTTTTCGAACACCTAGACCTTCGCAATGCCGTGCATGTCGGTCACTCCACTGGCGGTGGCGAAGCGGTCGGCTATGTCGCTCGTCATGGCAAGGGCCGTGTCGCCAAGCTCATCACGGTGGGCGCAGTTCCGCCGATCATGCTGAAAACGCCTGCCAACCCTGGTGGCCTTCCGATGGAGGTCTTCGACGGATTCCGCAGCGGACTTGCTGCGAATCGCTCCAAGTTCTATGTCGATGTCGCATCCGGCCCGTTCTACGGCTTCAACCGTCCGGGAGCGCAGCCGATCCAGGCGGTCATCGAGAACTGGTGGCGGCAGGGGATGACGGGCAGTGCCAAGGCGCACTACGACGGCATCAAGGCCTTCTCGGAGACCGACTTCACGGAAGACCTCAAGCGCATCGACGTGCCGACACTGCTCATGCATGGCGACGACGACCAGGTGGTTCCCATTGCCGATGCGTCCGTGCTGGCTGCAAAGCTGTTGAAAAAAGCAACGCTCAAGGTGTATCCGAGATTCCCGCATGGCATGTGCACGACGCAGGCCGACGTTATCAACCCCGATATGCTCGCCTTTATCCGCAGCTGA
- a CDS encoding alpha/beta hydrolase, giving the protein MPPTALTVKLFQRHVSVDVAGVIGTYIVAAALALYMSIIEPVHAAEHENKSRPTIVMVHGAFVESASWEGVTARLLDQGYQVVAVANPLRGLENDATYVRDIIKAVGGTTVLVGHSYGGAVISNAAYDNRQVKALVYVSAFAPDAGESVSDLLNQFSGYTLDTVLAAAVVQSGGGRDLYMSASQFRRRLAEDIPVARAEQMAASQRPISESALRDHAGPPAWKQKPSWFLFGSRDKHVPPAALQFMADRARSQRTQSVHGASHLVMVSRPELVANMIVEAALSK; this is encoded by the coding sequence ATGCCCCCAACCGCGCTGACCGTCAAGCTCTTCCAAAGACACGTGAGCGTCGATGTGGCAGGAGTCATCGGCACCTATATTGTCGCGGCGGCGCTCGCGCTGTACATGTCCATCATTGAGCCCGTCCACGCCGCCGAGCATGAAAACAAGTCTCGGCCCACCATCGTCATGGTCCACGGCGCCTTCGTGGAGTCCGCCAGTTGGGAAGGCGTCACCGCGCGTCTGCTGGACCAGGGATACCAAGTGGTCGCGGTCGCCAATCCGCTACGCGGGCTCGAGAACGACGCCACCTACGTACGCGACATCATCAAGGCCGTCGGAGGCACGACAGTTCTTGTGGGGCACTCGTACGGTGGTGCTGTCATCAGCAACGCAGCCTACGACAACCGACAGGTGAAGGCACTTGTCTATGTGTCCGCATTCGCGCCAGACGCCGGCGAGTCCGTGTCGGACTTGTTGAACCAATTCTCAGGGTACACGCTCGATACGGTCCTTGCCGCAGCTGTGGTGCAGTCTGGTGGCGGTCGCGACCTCTATATGTCGGCGTCACAGTTCCGCCGCCGCTTGGCAGAGGACATCCCGGTCGCACGAGCCGAACAGATGGCTGCATCGCAACGTCCGATCTCCGAGAGCGCGCTCCGGGACCATGCCGGACCACCTGCGTGGAAGCAGAAGCCTTCCTGGTTCCTCTTTGGCTCCCGCGACAAACATGTGCCGCCGGCGGCGCTCCAGTTCATGGCCGACCGCGCACGCTCGCAAAGGACACAGAGCGTGCATGGCGCATCGCACCTCGTCATGGTCTCGAGGCCTGAGCTTGTGGCCAACATGATCGTCGAGGCGGCCCTGTCGAAGTAG
- a CDS encoding carboxymuconolactone decarboxylase family protein, with translation MNRSNWFTASPEGAKAIGALHHYVTTGTRLKALLVDLVFLRVSQINGCAHCIDIHTRDLVKEGMSVEKIVLIPVWHEATYLFSDQERAALAWAEEVTRVSETHASDEAYAAAATQFEERDLVDLTLVIAAMNAINRMGISFRLKPRAKA, from the coding sequence ATGAATCGATCAAATTGGTTTACCGCTTCGCCGGAAGGTGCCAAAGCGATTGGCGCGCTTCATCACTACGTCACCACCGGCACAAGACTTAAAGCATTGCTTGTCGATCTCGTCTTCTTGCGTGTTTCGCAGATCAACGGGTGTGCGCACTGCATCGACATCCATACCCGCGACCTTGTCAAGGAAGGTATGTCGGTGGAAAAAATCGTGTTGATCCCTGTTTGGCACGAAGCAACCTATTTGTTTTCCGATCAGGAACGCGCGGCGCTGGCTTGGGCTGAAGAGGTCACCAGAGTCAGCGAAACGCATGCCTCGGATGAGGCGTATGCCGCGGCCGCCACGCAGTTCGAAGAGCGGGATCTGGTTGATCTCACGCTCGTCATCGCAGCAATGAACGCCATCAATCGCATGGGGATCAGCTTCCGGCTCAAGCCGCGAGCAAAGGCCTGA
- a CDS encoding IclR family transcriptional regulator, whose protein sequence is MADKSPSSDQAGTERGADTVSALERGFRVLDCFAAARRPLSNSEVAAMTGIPRPTMTRLIATLQELGHLRLAGMPDRWEIGSGVVRLAEAFLGGLDIRASARPHMIELAETVGSTCFLGIRDADDMLVVETARSRAVIAVIAADVGTRMSITRSALGRAWLSGADDATRNAVLRNCNCDAKTKQSLTSALVDARRNGYALSLGDWHPAINAAAVAIRTPKGEVISINSGGPSFVISAGKLVEEVVPALLTAADAIAREIGGKSGREIVQAGV, encoded by the coding sequence ATGGCTGACAAATCGCCTTCATCTGACCAAGCTGGTACGGAGCGCGGCGCTGACACAGTGAGTGCGCTCGAACGAGGTTTCCGCGTACTCGACTGCTTTGCAGCAGCGAGGCGGCCATTGAGCAACAGCGAAGTCGCTGCAATGACTGGCATTCCTCGGCCAACGATGACACGTCTCATCGCGACGCTCCAGGAACTGGGACATCTCAGACTCGCCGGCATGCCCGATCGGTGGGAGATCGGATCCGGTGTGGTTCGTCTTGCAGAGGCGTTCCTCGGGGGATTGGACATCCGCGCTAGCGCCAGGCCGCACATGATCGAACTAGCTGAGACTGTGGGCAGTACATGCTTCCTCGGAATTCGGGATGCGGACGACATGCTGGTCGTGGAAACGGCTCGGTCAAGGGCGGTGATTGCAGTGATTGCGGCGGACGTGGGAACGCGAATGTCCATCACCCGTTCAGCCTTAGGTCGCGCTTGGCTTTCCGGAGCGGACGACGCAACCCGAAATGCGGTCCTTCGAAACTGCAATTGCGACGCCAAGACTAAACAGTCGCTAACTTCCGCCCTGGTTGACGCTCGTCGCAACGGCTACGCGTTATCTCTGGGAGATTGGCATCCTGCCATTAATGCCGCCGCAGTTGCGATCCGCACGCCCAAAGGTGAAGTGATATCGATCAACTCGGGCGGCCCTTCTTTCGTGATTTCCGCGGGAAAGCTCGTTGAAGAAGTGGTTCCCGCTCTTTTGACGGCAGCGGACGCAATCGCTCGAGAGATCGGCGGTAAATCAGGAAGAGAGATCGTGCAAGCCGGAGTCTAA
- a CDS encoding tripartite tricarboxylate transporter substrate binding protein gives MRDQVALNRRDLLKLTALLAASVPGADWAASPPWPERPVKLIVPFSSGGPTDTLARLIADGLREKWGQPIVVDYKPGAGTLLGTQFVARAPRDGYTLGMATSALMINPALQSQMPFDTLRDISGVSQLAYTHYGIFAHPSVPFDDAAGLLEFARKNPGKLSYASPGVGTGTHLAGELLNRMGKIDLVHVPYKGSAPAQQDVLGGQVPLLFDVLFSAMPFVREKRLKPIALASPKRAAIAPDIGLISDAVPGFAALSYMGIIAPSGVPPNLLERISTDIAAVMRTPVVVNRFIQLGSDPLGSSSQEYNKAIASELDKWSHLIKASGIKIE, from the coding sequence ATGAGAGACCAAGTTGCTTTGAACCGCCGCGATCTGCTGAAACTGACAGCTTTGCTTGCGGCAAGCGTTCCTGGAGCGGATTGGGCGGCTTCGCCGCCTTGGCCGGAACGCCCGGTCAAACTGATCGTTCCGTTTTCATCTGGTGGGCCGACCGATACGCTCGCACGTCTGATCGCAGATGGATTACGTGAGAAGTGGGGCCAGCCGATCGTAGTGGACTACAAGCCTGGCGCGGGTACGTTGCTAGGCACACAGTTTGTCGCCCGTGCACCAAGGGACGGTTACACGCTGGGGATGGCAACGAGTGCGCTGATGATCAACCCGGCGCTTCAGTCCCAGATGCCTTTTGACACGTTGCGAGATATCAGTGGCGTGTCGCAGCTCGCCTATACGCATTACGGAATCTTCGCGCACCCGTCTGTCCCATTTGATGACGCGGCGGGACTTCTTGAATTCGCGCGCAAGAATCCTGGAAAGCTCAGCTATGCGTCGCCGGGTGTTGGCACCGGTACTCACTTGGCCGGCGAGCTTCTCAATCGAATGGGAAAAATTGATCTCGTGCATGTGCCATACAAAGGGAGTGCGCCAGCGCAGCAGGATGTTCTAGGCGGTCAGGTGCCGCTGTTGTTTGACGTGCTCTTCTCCGCGATGCCGTTCGTGCGGGAAAAGCGTCTGAAGCCAATCGCTTTGGCCAGTCCTAAACGCGCTGCAATAGCGCCGGACATCGGGCTTATCTCAGACGCAGTCCCAGGGTTCGCAGCACTGAGCTATATGGGGATCATTGCTCCAAGTGGCGTACCACCTAACCTGCTCGAACGTATCAGTACGGACATCGCAGCAGTGATGCGAACTCCTGTTGTTGTGAATCGATTTATCCAACTTGGTAGCGACCCGCTCGGTTCATCGTCTCAAGAATACAACAAAGCCATAGCTTCAGAACTTGATAAGTGGTCACATCTAATAAAAGCCTCTGGAATTAAGATTGAATAA
- a CDS encoding TauD/TfdA family dioxygenase has translation MNSKLELTPLTASIGALAHGIDISSELRLDEVKEIESAMDRFAVLVFRDQLLDQDQQIRFAKNFGPLDTGLRKLRRGTHRFAYNELADISNVTAEGEVAERSHSRIVSNVANQLWHSDSSFQQVRAKYSMLSAHVVPQFGGDTEFADLRAAYDELPDWRKTKIDNLVGVHSSLHSRFLLGDTGYDEAQKTAIAPARWPLVQTDPRSGRRCLYVGHHICEIEGMTLPEGRMLAMDLIEHATQRQFVYQHKWRVGDLVMWDNTATLHRGKWYDFAERRELRRATTEEVVRSSEAARLQQELELAQ, from the coding sequence ATGAATTCGAAACTTGAACTCACCCCTCTGACAGCTAGTATTGGCGCTCTTGCGCACGGTATTGATATCTCATCAGAACTCCGGCTTGACGAGGTGAAGGAAATCGAATCTGCTATGGACCGCTTTGCCGTTCTGGTTTTTAGAGATCAGCTTCTTGATCAAGACCAGCAGATCCGCTTCGCAAAGAACTTTGGTCCCCTAGATACAGGCCTACGTAAACTGCGGCGAGGCACGCACCGCTTCGCGTACAACGAACTGGCCGACATTTCGAACGTGACGGCAGAGGGTGAGGTTGCAGAGCGAAGTCACTCCAGAATCGTCAGCAATGTCGCCAACCAGCTTTGGCACAGCGATAGTTCATTCCAACAAGTACGCGCCAAGTACTCAATGCTGTCGGCGCATGTTGTACCTCAGTTTGGAGGCGATACAGAGTTCGCCGACCTGCGAGCTGCCTACGACGAGCTACCAGACTGGCGAAAAACCAAGATTGATAACTTAGTGGGAGTGCACTCATCGCTGCACTCACGATTCCTCCTTGGAGACACGGGCTACGATGAAGCTCAGAAGACCGCGATTGCTCCGGCCCGCTGGCCGCTGGTGCAAACCGATCCGCGGTCAGGTCGCCGATGTTTGTACGTCGGCCATCACATTTGCGAAATCGAAGGCATGACTTTGCCTGAGGGACGCATGCTGGCGATGGACCTTATTGAGCATGCAACGCAGCGGCAGTTTGTTTATCAACACAAGTGGCGGGTCGGAGACCTTGTGATGTGGGACAACACGGCAACGCTGCACCGAGGAAAATGGTACGACTTCGCCGAGCGGAGGGAGTTGCGGCGCGCAACTACAGAAGAGGTTGTGCGCTCAAGCGAAGCCGCGCGTCTGCAACAAGAATTAGAACTGGCTCAATAA
- a CDS encoding Bug family tripartite tricarboxylate transporter substrate binding protein: protein MKRRNLLAFACASMIASAALADDRTIRIIVGYSPGGSVDAVARLLAERLRVSLDQNVIVDNKPGAGGRLALVELKRSAPDGNTLVFTPSGVLVIHPWLYQNIGYDPLKDFTPLALTNKFDFAITSGPGAPSGDLKAVMEWMKSNPQKANYATSGAGTVPHFVGQLLAQTTGVPLTHVAYRGGAPAAQDLIAGQVPLMIDTASETLEHHRAGRVKILAMTGDRRNRAVPDIPTAKEAGFDFTADAFFGLYGPSGMQPARVQRISRAVEQAVSAPAFQDRIYALGLTPSYAGPTELTSLQAEQFRRWEAPIKSSGFKAE from the coding sequence ATGAAGCGCCGAAATTTGCTCGCTTTTGCATGTGCCTCAATGATAGCTTCCGCCGCGCTTGCGGACGATAGAACAATTCGCATCATCGTCGGTTACTCACCGGGAGGTTCGGTGGATGCAGTGGCCAGATTGCTCGCAGAACGACTACGAGTCTCACTTGATCAAAATGTGATTGTTGACAACAAGCCTGGGGCTGGTGGACGCCTTGCGCTTGTAGAGTTGAAGCGCTCGGCGCCTGATGGAAACACGCTTGTTTTTACCCCCAGTGGTGTACTTGTCATTCATCCGTGGCTTTATCAGAACATCGGCTACGATCCTCTAAAAGACTTCACTCCACTGGCGCTGACGAACAAGTTCGACTTTGCCATCACGTCTGGGCCCGGTGCTCCCTCTGGCGACTTAAAAGCAGTCATGGAGTGGATGAAGAGCAACCCTCAAAAGGCAAATTACGCTACGTCTGGAGCGGGGACAGTTCCTCATTTTGTAGGGCAGTTGCTAGCACAAACAACCGGTGTACCACTGACGCACGTGGCCTATCGCGGCGGAGCGCCCGCTGCGCAGGATCTCATTGCTGGCCAGGTCCCGCTGATGATCGATACCGCTTCAGAAACTCTTGAACACCATAGGGCTGGTCGAGTCAAAATCTTGGCGATGACCGGCGATCGCCGCAATCGCGCTGTTCCCGACATTCCAACAGCAAAGGAGGCGGGGTTCGACTTCACGGCGGACGCGTTCTTCGGCCTGTACGGCCCGAGTGGCATGCAACCGGCAAGGGTTCAGCGTATTTCCCGGGCGGTAGAGCAAGCCGTGTCTGCACCTGCTTTTCAAGATCGAATCTACGCTCTTGGGCTGACACCTAGCTATGCGGGGCCCACCGAGCTGACGTCTTTGCAGGCAGAACAGTTCAGGCGCTGGGAGGCCCCTATCAAGAGTTCGGGCTTTAAGGCGGAGTAA
- a CDS encoding cell envelope biogenesis protein TolA — protein sequence MKKYVASLIVAMLTASAYAQNPPGTTSEQQSVTDSKGQLAAQAKRDAKARGQVKVAGGDIIKTPEGGAIGADKSAVNGELRAESRDERRRNKDGSLKRRSTQGGTPK from the coding sequence ATGAAGAAGTACGTAGCAAGTCTGATCGTTGCCATGCTTACGGCCAGCGCTTATGCGCAGAATCCGCCGGGAACCACGTCCGAGCAGCAGTCCGTGACCGACTCGAAGGGGCAACTTGCGGCACAGGCGAAGCGTGACGCCAAGGCGAGGGGCCAAGTCAAGGTAGCTGGCGGCGACATCATCAAAACGCCCGAGGGCGGCGCGATTGGTGCGGACAAATCCGCCGTCAATGGCGAACTGCGTGCGGAGTCGCGCGACGAACGCCGGCGCAACAAGGATGGATCGCTCAAGCGTCGTTCGACGCAGGGCGGTACACCGAAGTAG
- a CDS encoding carboxymuconolactone decarboxylase family protein: MDKPRLPWIELSPQSFQAMTALNTTIARSQLTPVLRELVRTRVSQMNGCAFGFDLHVRDLRDLGECWQRINNVSTWRGVGLYDEQERAALGWAEALTRLGDGCGDQDEAYFALKPYFTDEDIVDLTWLVAATNTWNRVAIGMRIPPSTHPLD, encoded by the coding sequence ATGGACAAGCCAAGACTTCCCTGGATAGAGCTCTCGCCCCAGAGCTTCCAAGCGATGACTGCGCTCAACACGACGATCGCCAGATCGCAACTGACCCCTGTGCTGAGAGAGCTGGTGCGGACACGAGTCTCGCAGATGAACGGTTGTGCGTTCGGGTTCGACTTGCATGTTCGTGACCTGCGAGATCTTGGGGAGTGCTGGCAGCGGATCAACAATGTGTCCACATGGCGGGGGGTGGGGTTGTATGACGAGCAGGAGCGCGCAGCGCTCGGTTGGGCCGAAGCGCTAACTCGCCTGGGAGATGGATGCGGCGACCAGGACGAAGCGTACTTTGCGCTCAAGCCCTATTTCACAGACGAGGACATCGTGGACCTCACTTGGCTGGTGGCCGCGACCAACACGTGGAACCGCGTCGCGATCGGGATGCGTATCCCGCCATCCACGCATCCCCTGGACTAG
- a CDS encoding cupin domain-containing protein has translation MRKFQKLVASAAILTAGFSAQVALASDAVVSTLLTKPLPDIKGKEVLMITVDFPPGAVDPVHRHDAHAFVYVLEGTIVMGLRGGKEVTLGPGQTFYEGPDDIHTVGRNASTTAPAKFVVFLVKDEKKPFFTPTK, from the coding sequence ATGCGGAAGTTTCAGAAGCTCGTCGCCTCTGCGGCAATCTTGACGGCGGGCTTTAGCGCGCAAGTCGCGTTGGCCAGCGACGCAGTGGTTAGCACGTTGTTGACCAAGCCGCTGCCGGACATCAAGGGCAAGGAGGTGTTGATGATCACGGTAGACTTCCCGCCCGGCGCCGTGGATCCGGTCCATCGGCACGATGCGCATGCCTTCGTCTATGTCTTGGAAGGTACCATCGTCATGGGCTTGCGTGGAGGCAAAGAGGTCACTCTGGGTCCGGGCCAGACGTTCTACGAAGGCCCCGACGACATTCATACCGTCGGCCGCAATGCGAGCACGACGGCACCCGCAAAATTCGTGGTCTTTCTTGTGAAGGACGAGAAGAAGCCGTTCTTCACCCCAACCAAGTAG